The genomic stretch GGACAGCAGCCAGAGGATGGCCTGCGCGACCTCGTCGGGCGTGCCGCCGCGGCCCAGGGGGACGCTGCCCGCGAGCCGCGCCACGCGGCCGGGTTCGCCGCCCAGCGCGTGGATGTCCGTCTCGATCAGGCCGGGGCGGACGCCGCACACACGGATGCCCTCGGCGGCGACCTCGCGGGCCAGGCCGACGGTCAGGGTATCCACGGCACCCTTCGAGGCGGCGTAGTCCACGTACTCGCCGCCTGAGCCGAGCACGGCCGCGCGGGAGGAGACGTTCACGATCACGCCGCCCGGCCCGCCGTGCCGGGTGGAGAGCCGCCGGACGGCCGCGCCCGCGCAGAGGAACGCGCCGATCACGTTGGTGCTGAGCACCCGCTGGAGGCGGGCGGCGTCGAGTTCGTCCACGCGTGCCTGCCGTTCCAGCGTTCCGGCGTTGTTCACCAGGGCGTGCAGGCCGCCCAGTCCGGTCTGCACGGTGTCGAAGAGGCGTTCCACGTCGTCGGGATGGCCCACGTCGGCCTGGACGGCCAGCGCGCGGCCTCCGGCGGCCTCGATCTCCCGGACGATCCCGGCAGCCGCGGCGGCGTCCTGGCGGTACCCCAGCCCGACCGCGTACCCGGCCTGCGCGGCGAGGCGGGCGGTGGCCGCGCCGATGCCCCGGCTGCCGCCCGTGATCAGCACGGTCTTCATGGACGTGCCGGGCCGTACGTGAGCAGGAGGACGCCCGCGCCCAGCTCCCGCGTGCCCAGCAGGGTCAGGGGCAGGTGCTCCAGCGTGTCGAGGAGCCGTTTCCCGCGCCCCAGCACGAGCGGGAAGACCATCAGGCGCAATTCGTCCACCAGTCCGCGCCTCAGGAGCGTCTGCGCGAGGGTGCCGCTGCCGTACACGAGCAGCGGCCCGCCTGGCTGAGACTTCAGGGCCTGCACGTCCGCCACCACGTCCGGGCCGAGCGCGGCGGCGTTCCACCCGAGCGGGCCGGGGCGGGAGGTCGCCACGTACTTCGGCAGGGCGTTCATGCGCTCCGCGAACGCACCGGTGGCGGTCGGCCAGTAGACTGCGAATTCCTCGTAGGTGGTGCGGCCCAGCAGCAGCGCGCTGCTGGCGAACAATTCGTCGCGTTTGAACGGCCCGTCGTCCGGGTCGTACGGCGCGCGCCACGGCGAGTGTTCCTCGTACACGCCGTTCAGGGACACGAATTCAGTGACGATCAGTGGGCGCACGTGCGGCCTCCCCTGCGCTCTACGCGGGCGTGATGCGGATGCGGGTGTTGTGGAAGGTGCTGCCGCCCCCGAGGTCGGTCAGGGTCTGCGCGGTCAGTTCGTTGATGCTGCGCCCGTCCGGCGCGCTGAGGCCCCACCACGTGCCCTCCAGGATGGCCGCGCCGGGCTGCGCGGCGTCTGTGACCTTCACGCGGCGCTGCACGCTGCCGACCTCGCTGCTCAGGGTGGCGGTGTCGCCGTCGGTCAGTCCCGCCGCCTGCGCGTCGTGGGGGTGCAGCAGCAGGTGCGGTTCGCCGCCCTCGGCGCGGTTGAGGTTCGGCAGGTTCCCGTATGTGCTGTTCAGGAAGTGATGCGCGGGGGGCGTGATCAGCCGGATGGGGTACTCGGCACTCAGCTGCGCCTGGGGTTCACGGTGCTGCGGCGCGGGGCTGAGCTGCACCTTCCCGCTGGGGGTCTCCGCGCCGTGCGCGTACGGCAGGAACCCCTCGGGGAGGTTCAGGCGGACGCTGCCCTCGGCCTTCAGGCGTTCCGGGGTGATGCCCGCCACGAGGGGGTGGTCGGTGGCCAGCACCTCCTTGAGCAGGTCGTCCACGCTCCAGTACACGCCGGGTTCCGTGACGCCCAGACGGCGCGCGAGTTCCTGGAACACCCAGGAGTTCGGCCGCGCCTCGCCGGGCACGTCCAGGGTGGCGGGGTTGTAACCCAGGTAGTGGTGGCCGTAGCTGGTGTACACGTCGGCGTGCTCGGCGAAGGTCGTGGCGGGCAGCAGGTAGTCGGCCAGCCGCGCCGTCTCGGTCATGGCCTGTTCCAGCACGACGACCAGCAGGTCATCGCGTTGCAGGCCCGCGCGGACCCGCCCGGCATCCGGGGCGACCACCGCCGGGTTGCAGTTGTAGATGAATGTGGCCCCGAAGCCCCGTTCCGGGCGCAGGGCGGCGGCGTACTCGTTCATGTTCACGCGCGCCGCGTCCGGACGGATCAGGTGTGCGGCCCCCAGCCGGGCGCGGTTCAACCGGAACGCCCCGCTGGTGCTCAGGGTGCAGCCGCCCCCCCGCCAGCGCCAGTCGCCGGTCAGCGCGGGAATCAGTGTCACGGCGCGGAGGTTCGTGCCGCCGTGCTCATGGCGGGTCATACCGTACCCCACCCGGAAATACGTGGGGCGCGTCGTGCCGACCGCGCGGGCGAAGTTGCGGATCACGTCCGCGTCCAGCCCGGTGACCCCGGCCGTGCGCTCGGGCGTCCACTCGCGGGCCGCCTCGCGCAGTTCCTCGATGCCGGTCGTCGCCTCGGCGATGTACGTCTCGTCCGTCCAGCCGTGCGCGAACAGTTCGTGCATCACGCCCAGGGCCAGCGCGGCGTCCGTGCCGGGAATGATCTTCAGGTGTTCGTCCGCGAAGGCCGCCGTGCGGTTGCGGTACGGGTCCACGCACACGATCCGCGCCCCGGCCTTACGGGCCGCCGTCAGGTGCGGCGTCAGGTGACTGTTCGTGCTCAGGGAATTGATGCCCCACAGCACGATCAGCCGCGCGTGCGCCACGTCCGCCGGGTCCACCCCGAAGCGCGTGCCGTAGCCCAGACTCCAGGCCTCGGTGCCCGCCGTGGCGCAGATCGTCTCGTCCAGTTCCGGGGCGCCCAGCGCGCGGAACAGCGCGTGCACGTGCGTGCCCTCCATCAGGCCCATCGTGCCCGCGTAGTTGTACCGCAGGATGCTCCCGGGTCCGCGCGTGTCCAGCAGGGTGCGCAGGCGCGCGGCGATGTCGTCCAGCGCCTCGTCCCAGGTCACGCGCTCCCAGACGGGCTCGGCCTCCGTCTTGGCGTTCACGCGTTTCAGGGGGTACAGCGGCCGGTCCGGGTGGTTCGCGCGGGCCGGATAATGCACGGTCTTTGCACACGCGAAGCCCTTCGTGATCGGATGCGCGGCGTCCCCCGTCACCTTCAGCATCCGCTCCGGCGCGCCCGGCGCGTCGCGGCCCACCGTCACCTTCAGGCGGCAGGCATCCGGGCAGTCCAGCGGGCAGGTGAGCAGCACGTCACGCGAAAGGGAGTCGGGCGCGGTCATACCGCGAGGATACGCGCCCCCGCCACCTACCGGGAGGGCCGGTTCAGGCGGGCGCGGCCGGTGAGGTGGCGCGTGAGGGGGTGGGCAGAACGCTAGGCCATCTGGCCTGCCCGGCGGGTTTCTGCCGCGCTCGGGCCGGGCGGGCCGGTATGGTGACCGTCACGGACAACAGGAGGCAGTCATGCTGGATGAGGCGTTGGTGGCGCAGGTGCTAGGCGCGGCGCAGCGGGGCGGGGCGGATTTCGCGGAGCTGTTCGTGGAGGACCGCGTGAATACGGCCCTGCGGCTGCATCAGGGGGAACTGCGGGACGCGCGGGACGGGAACCTGTTCGGGGCGGGTGTGCGGCTGCTGTACGGCACGCAGGTCGTGTACGCGTACACGAACGACGTGACGGCGACCGGGCTGCTGGAGCTGGCGCGGCAGGTGGCGCAGGCGCGCGGCGAGGCGGGCGTCACGGACACGGGCGGCGCAGGCGGCCTGGACTTCACGCGGGTGAATGTGCGGCCCATGCAGGTGGCGCGCGAGCATCCGCTGCACGCCGCGAAGGCCCGCAAGCTGGCCCTGATGCGCCGCGCGCACGCGGCGGCGGCCGGGGTGGGCGCGGTGCGGACGGTGGATGTCACGTACCTGGACATGGTGCAGCGCGTGCTGATCGCGAACTCCGAGGGGTTGTGGGCGGAGGACGAGCGGCTGAGCACCCGGATTGCCTGCACGGCCATCGCGCAGGAGGGCACGGACCGCGCCACGGGGTCATCCAACCCCGGTGCGGGACGCGGCCTGGAGTTCTTCGAGGAGCGCCCACCCGAGGAAATCGGCGCGGAGGCCGCGCGGATCGCGAACGCCATGCTGGGCGCGGCGTACGCCCCGGCGGGTAAGTACCCGGTCGTGATCGGGAACGCGTTCGGCGGCGTGATCTTCCACGAGGCGTGCGGGCACATCCTGGAGACGACGGCGGTGGAGAAGAACGCCAGCGTGTTCGCCGGGAAGATCGGGCAGCGGATCGCGCACGACTGCGTGACCGCCGTGGATGACGGCACGATTCCTGGCGCGTGGGGTGCGCTGGGCGTGGATGACGAGGGCATGGTTCCGCAGCGCACCACCCTGATCGAGCGGGGCGTGCTGAAGTCGTACATGGTGGACCGTGTGGGGCACCTGAAGACCGGGGAGGCCCGCACGGGCAGCGGTCGGCGTGCCAGTTACCGCTACGCGCCCGCGAGCCGCATGCGCAGCACCTTCATCGACGCGGGAGACCGCACGCCCGAGGAACTGATCCGGGGCGTCCAGCATGGCATCTACGCGCGCACCATGGGGGGCGGAAGCGTGACGCCGGGGACCGGGGACTACAACTTCGCCGTGAACGAGGCGTACATGATCCGTGGAGGCGAGGTGGCCGAACCGCTGCGGGGCGCGGCGCTCGTGGGGAACGGCGCGCAGGACCTGATGAACATCGTGGGCGTCGCCGGGGACCTGCACCTGGGCCAGGGGATGTGCGGCAGCGTGTCGGGCAGTCTGCCGACCGACGTGGGGCAGCCGCACATCCTGATCTCGGAGATCACCGTGGGGGGCCGCGCATGACCCGCCTGAAACGTGATCCGGCCGCGCAGCTGTCCCTGGAAGGGGCTCAGACTTTCCTGCTGGGACTGGCCCGCGCGCGGGGACTGGAGCTGGAGGTCTTCGCGCAGCGCGAGCAGAACACCAGCGTCAGCGCCCTGAAGGGTGAGGTGACGCAGTTCCAGCTGTCCACGCAGCAGGGCGTGGCGCTGCGCGTGCTGCGGGGTGGCGCGTGGGGTGAGAGCTTCACGGAGAACCTGAGCGAGGCGGCCCTGGAGCGCGCCCTGGACCGCGCCTCTGAGAACGCCGAGCTCACGGTCCCTGAATCGGGCGCGGCGCTGGTGAACTGGCCGCCCGCCCCCGCGCTGGACCTGAGCGGCGAGGGCCTGAGTGGCGTGACGGTCGCGCAGAAGGTCGCGGCGGCCCTGGAGCTGGACCGCGTGGCAGCCGGGGCCGACCCGCGTGTGATCAGCGTGCCGTACGGCGGGTACTCGGACAGCGTGCGCGACTGGCAGGTGGCGAACACGGGCGGGCTGGAGCGCAGCGCGCAGGCGCTGTCCGCCATCACCGAGGTCTACCCGCTGCTGTCGGAGAGCGGGCAGAGCAAGATGGACGGCGACTGGCAGTTCACGCGGGAGTTCACGCAACTCGATCCCACCCGGACGGCACTCGTGGCGGTGGAGCGCGCGGCGGCGCTGCTGGGCGCGCGGCCCGCGCCGAGCGGGGCGTTCCCGGTGTGGATCAGCGGGCGGGCCATGGCGGAACTGCTGGGCCTGTTCGCCCCGATGTTCAGTGGCCGCATGCTCGAGGAGGGCAAGAGCCCCCTGGCCGGGCGGGTGGGTGAGGTGATCGCCGCGCCGGGCGTGACCATCGTGGACGACGCGACCCTGGAGACGGGGCTGCTGGCCCGCCCGTTCGACGCGGAAGGCTGCCCCAGCGCGCCCCTGACGCTGGTGGAGGGCGGCCTGTTGCAGGCGGTGATGCACAACCAGGGCACCGCTGCCCGCGCGGGCGTGGACAGCACCGGGCACGCAAAGCGGTACGGCCTGGGCGGCCCGGTGGGCGTGGGGCACAGCAACCTCTTCCTGCGGCCACATGCGCCCGGGGGGGCCGCGCCGCCCGCCGCGTTCAGCGGGATTCAGCTGCTGGGCGTCAGCGGCGGGCACGCGGGCGCGAACGCTGTGACCGGGGATTTCAGCCTGGAGGCCAGCGGGTTCCTCGTGCAGGACGGCGAACGGCAGCACGCGCTGGACGTGTTCACGGTCGCCGGGAACTTCCTGGATCTGCTGCGGGACGTGCGGTGGGTGGGGGCGGACCTGCACTGGACGTCCCTGGGCACCGGCGCGCCGGACGTCCTCGTTGGCGCCCTGTCCATCGCCGGACAGTGACGGGCCGGGGAGTGGCGCCCGTCACGGGAACGCCCGCCACTCCCCTTCCGAGATGACTTCAGTCACGCCGTCCACGATCCGCAGGGCGCTCTGGTCGTCCAGGGCGTAGGCGGGCCCGCCGATCTGCGCGGCCCAGGTCTCGGCGTTCGCCATGCGGTTGTCGGGAAAATCCGGGTAGTTCAGGTGCGGGAAGATCGAGACGTCCACGAGGCCCAGCCCCCGGTCGTCGCCGTCCGCGCCCGGCCAGGACAGGAACTGCCCGCCGATGCGGGGGGTGAGGGCCATGCTGCCCGCGCTCACGCCCACCCAGACGGTGTCCTTCAGGCCGGGGAGCAGGTCGGCCAGTCCGGTCTGCCGCAGCCAGTGGGCCAGGAAGGCCGCGTCGCCGCCGTCCACGAGGAGCACGTCTGCAGCGCGCACCCATGCCTCCCAGCGGTCGCGGGGGCGGTGCGGCAGGGCCAGCAGTTCCAGCAGGCCGACGCTGGCCCAGCCCAGGTCCACCATCGGGGCGGGGCTGCGTCCGGCCACGAAACGCCACGCGCTCCCGGGCGTGCACCAGGGGTGCCCGTGCTGCGCGGTGGGAATGCACAGCGCATGACACTCGGTGGTGGGCCTGCCGAGCATCTCGACAAGCGCGGCGTGGATGCTGGCGTTCGTAACGCCACCGGACGTGAGCAGCAGCTTCATGGCGCCTCCTGCGGGGCAGCGAAGGTCAGACTGTGAACGGCGAGAGCCTCCCGCAACGTCCCGAGCGCTTTTGGCCCCATGCCGTGCAGCGCGGCGATCTCGCGTTCGGTGCGTTCCGCGAGGGCAGCCAGCGTGGTGACGCCTGCGTTCGTCAGGGCGCGGCGGGCCGGGGCGGCCACGCGCGGCAGGTCGCTCAGGACATCCTCCCTCATCGGCCCTTCCGGCAGCAGCATGGCCGTGGCCCACACGTTCAGCACGTTCCCGGAGCCGGGGAAGGTCTCCGAGCGCAGCAGGCGGAACGGCACGGGGGGGCGGCCCGTGAACAGGGGCGTGCCGCCGGGCCCGGCCAGCAGCGGGAAGGTGGTCAGGTGCAGTTCGTCCACCAGTCCGCGCGCCAGCAGGTCATTCCACAGCAGACGGCTCAGGAGGATCAGCAGCGGTCCGCCCGGCTGGCCTTTCAGGGTGCGGACGGTGTCGGGTGCGTCGGCCACGCGGACGGCGCGGGCGTTCGGGAAGGCGGTCAGGTCGTCGGGGGTCAGGTAGTCGGACACGGTGACCACCTCGATCTGCGCGATGCGGCGCGCGAAGGCCCGGCGGACGTCGGTGGCGGCCGGGTCAGTCAGGACGCCCTGCCAGTAGCGCAGGTTGTTCAGCGCGGACTCGTGCCCGGCCAGCAGCAGCGTGCCCGCACGCTTCAGCAGCGAGAGGGTGTAGTGATCAAACTGGTCGTCGGCGTGGTAGTCGGGGTGCTGGTACTCGAACAGCGGCGCGAGGGTGCGGGTAGCGTCCTCGTAACAGCCGTCCAGCGTGACGAAATTACAGACGATCAGTGGGCGCATGTGGGGGCACCTCGGGGGTCAGGGGCGGGCGGTGATCTGCTGAACCGTCCAGCCGTTCCCGTCCGGATCCTGAAACGACAGGAATCCCACGAAGTTCAGGTCGTCGTCGGCTGTGGCGGGACGTGGGCTGGGGCCGCCCAGCACCTGAATGTCGCCGGCGGGGACGCCGCGGGCGAGCAGTTCGGCGTGCGCGGCGCGCAGGTCGTTCACGACGAGTTGCATGCCTCGCAGGGTGCCGGGCGGCATGGGCCGCAGCGCGGAGCCCATCACCACGCTGCATCCCGAACCGGGGGGCGTGAACTGGATGACGCGCTGACCGCCACGCACGGTGTCGTGATCCACGTGAAAGCCCAGCCCGTCGGCGTAGAAGGTGCGGGCGCGGTCGAGGTCCGTGACGGGCACCACGATGACTTCCAGCGTCCAGTTCATGCGGGCAGGTTCACCTGCCAGGACACGCCGTGCGGGTCGTTCAGCCACGCGAAGCGGGTGCTGAAGCCGTAGTCGTCCGGGGGCATCAGGTACTGGCCGCCCGCGCCGAGCGTGCCACACACCCGGTCGAATTTCTCGCGGGAGTCGCAGTCGAGGAACAGCGACGTGGACGGCGTGAACGTGAACGCGTGTGGGACGGGCGAGTCGGTGACGCGCACGCGCTGTCCGCTCAGTTCCAGTTCGGCCAGTTGCACGCGCCCGTCGGGGGTGTCCTGGCGGTGCAGGAGGCGCGCGCCGGGCAGGGTCAGGTACAGCGCCAGGGCGGGGGCAGCCTCACCCTGGAACATCAGGAAGGGCGTGACGGCGCGCATCAGGGCTGTGGGAGGACGTTCATCATCCAGTGGTGCCCGTAGCGGTCGGTGAGCTGCCCGAAGGTACCGCCCCAGAACGAGGGGCTCAGCGGGTGAGTGACTGCGCCGCCCTGCGCGAGTGCGCCAAAGACCTGCCGGGCGTGATCGGCGTCGTGGGTGGTCAGCGCCAGGGTGACGCTGTGGGTACGGCCCACGTCCTCGGTCATGTCCGAGGCGCTGAGGGTCAGGGGGCCGCTGCTGAGACTGCCGTGCAGGATGTGCCCCTGCATGTGCGCCGGGATCTGCGCGGCGACCGGGGAGTCCGCGACGGTCATGAGGTCCAGGGTGCCGCCCAGGCACGACTGGTAGAACTCCAGGGCCTCGCGGGCCTGTCCGCCAAAGCCGAGGTAGGGGTGCAGGTGCATGGGTGACCTCCCGGCGGGAGGACATCCCGCCTGAATGTGGCGAATCTGACGATGCCGGATTAGCCTAAAACAGAACATCCTCCCGGCGCAAGTCCCGACAGTGGAACAGGAGACAGGCCAGCACCGCCTCTCCCCCGTTCCACTGATCTGCCCTTACTGCAGGATGCCGCGATCCACGAAGGCCGCCTTCACGGTGGCCGCCGCCCCCGCGCCGTACATGGCCTGCGCGGTGTCCACGGTGTGCTGCGCGGCCGCCGCGAACGTGGTGTCGGGCGCGAACCGGAACTGCGCGTTGATGATGATCCGGTCGGCCGTCTCGCGGCCCAGGGCGTTCCAGATGTCCCACAGGGCGCGCGACCAGATCTGCCCGTCAAAATGCACCTGCCCCTTGCGGTCCGCGTACTTCAGTTCTGTGTCGATGCGCCGCAGACAGTGCGGTTCGCTGGTGGTGTAACTGGTGGCGTCCCAGTCCATGATGCAGCCCAGAGGCGCCAGCGTCGGCACGCCCAGGCGGCCTGCCACCGCGGACCCGACCGTCATGGCGAAGTAATCCCCGAAGCCCTCACCGATCGCACCCGCCTCGATGCTGGCACCGAACCCGGCCACCTGATCGGCATGGATGGCGTGCCCGTACTCGTGCAGGATCACCTCGCCGTCCTCGGCGTCATCCACACCGCCCTTGCCCAGGCGCAGCCAGTTGTGCTTGTCCCACAGGTAACTGTTGTCCACGCCCTGCTGGCTGACCTTCACGAGCATCTGACTCTTCTTCACGGGCGCGAGTTCCGACCCGAAACCCAGGGTCTGCAGGTACTTCTGCGCCTCGGTCACCCAGTAGTACGCCATGACCTGCTCGAAGCCGTCCTGATCACGCGTGAAGTTGAACGGTCCCGTCCCGTACACGGGCGCGCCCGTCTCGTTGATGACTTTCGCCCAGCGGCCACTCAGGTACCCGCTGCCGTCCAGGTCGGTCAGGGTCACGCTGTGGTAGGCGGCGGCAGGCACGGCCGCGGCGCTGTCCTTGTCGTCCTGGAGGGTCTGGACGCCCGTGCTCTGGATGGGATTGGGCATGAACACCCGGGCCTGCGCGGTCGCGCTGCCAGTGGCGGGTTTGCCCGCGCCGCCCTGCGCGCCCAGCGTGCCGCCGGCCGGGGTCTGCCCGCACGCGGCGAGCAGCGAAAGACCGAGGAGTCCCGTCAGGGCCGACCGAGTGTT from Deinococcus soli (ex Cha et al. 2016) encodes the following:
- a CDS encoding TldD/PmbA family protein; protein product: MLDEALVAQVLGAAQRGGADFAELFVEDRVNTALRLHQGELRDARDGNLFGAGVRLLYGTQVVYAYTNDVTATGLLELARQVAQARGEAGVTDTGGAGGLDFTRVNVRPMQVAREHPLHAAKARKLALMRRAHAAAAGVGAVRTVDVTYLDMVQRVLIANSEGLWAEDERLSTRIACTAIAQEGTDRATGSSNPGAGRGLEFFEERPPEEIGAEAARIANAMLGAAYAPAGKYPVVIGNAFGGVIFHEACGHILETTAVEKNASVFAGKIGQRIAHDCVTAVDDGTIPGAWGALGVDDEGMVPQRTTLIERGVLKSYMVDRVGHLKTGEARTGSGRRASYRYAPASRMRSTFIDAGDRTPEELIRGVQHGIYARTMGGGSVTPGTGDYNFAVNEAYMIRGGEVAEPLRGAALVGNGAQDLMNIVGVAGDLHLGQGMCGSVSGSLPTDVGQPHILISEITVGGRA
- a CDS encoding molybdopterin oxidoreductase family protein, translated to MTAPDSLSRDVLLTCPLDCPDACRLKVTVGRDAPGAPERMLKVTGDAAHPITKGFACAKTVHYPARANHPDRPLYPLKRVNAKTEAEPVWERVTWDEALDDIAARLRTLLDTRGPGSILRYNYAGTMGLMEGTHVHALFRALGAPELDETICATAGTEAWSLGYGTRFGVDPADVAHARLIVLWGINSLSTNSHLTPHLTAARKAGARIVCVDPYRNRTAAFADEHLKIIPGTDAALALGVMHELFAHGWTDETYIAEATTGIEELREAAREWTPERTAGVTGLDADVIRNFARAVGTTRPTYFRVGYGMTRHEHGGTNLRAVTLIPALTGDWRWRGGGCTLSTSGAFRLNRARLGAAHLIRPDAARVNMNEYAAALRPERGFGATFIYNCNPAVVAPDAGRVRAGLQRDDLLVVVLEQAMTETARLADYLLPATTFAEHADVYTSYGHHYLGYNPATLDVPGEARPNSWVFQELARRLGVTEPGVYWSVDDLLKEVLATDHPLVAGITPERLKAEGSVRLNLPEGFLPYAHGAETPSGKVQLSPAPQHREPQAQLSAEYPIRLITPPAHHFLNSTYGNLPNLNRAEGGEPHLLLHPHDAQAAGLTDGDTATLSSEVGSVQRRVKVTDAAQPGAAILEGTWWGLSAPDGRSINELTAQTLTDLGGGSTFHNTRIRITPA
- a CDS encoding VOC family protein; this translates as MHLHPYLGFGGQAREALEFYQSCLGGTLDLMTVADSPVAAQIPAHMQGHILHGSLSSGPLTLSASDMTEDVGRTHSVTLALTTHDADHARQVFGALAQGGAVTHPLSPSFWGGTFGQLTDRYGHHWMMNVLPQP
- a CDS encoding VOC family protein gives rise to the protein MNWTLEVIVVPVTDLDRARTFYADGLGFHVDHDTVRGGQRVIQFTPPGSGCSVVMGSALRPMPPGTLRGMQLVVNDLRAAHAELLARGVPAGDIQVLGGPSPRPATADDDLNFVGFLSFQDPDGNGWTVQQITARP
- a CDS encoding Type 1 glutamine amidotransferase-like domain-containing protein, with translation MKLLLTSGGVTNASIHAALVEMLGRPTTECHALCIPTAQHGHPWCTPGSAWRFVAGRSPAPMVDLGWASVGLLELLALPHRPRDRWEAWVRAADVLLVDGGDAAFLAHWLRQTGLADLLPGLKDTVWVGVSAGSMALTPRIGGQFLSWPGADGDDRGLGLVDVSIFPHLNYPDFPDNRMANAETWAAQIGGPAYALDDQSALRIVDGVTEVISEGEWRAFP
- a CDS encoding VOC family protein, with product MRAVTPFLMFQGEAAPALALYLTLPGARLLHRQDTPDGRVQLAELELSGQRVRVTDSPVPHAFTFTPSTSLFLDCDSREKFDRVCGTLGAGGQYLMPPDDYGFSTRFAWLNDPHGVSWQVNLPA
- a CDS encoding TldD/PmbA family protein — its product is MTRLKRDPAAQLSLEGAQTFLLGLARARGLELEVFAQREQNTSVSALKGEVTQFQLSTQQGVALRVLRGGAWGESFTENLSEAALERALDRASENAELTVPESGAALVNWPPAPALDLSGEGLSGVTVAQKVAAALELDRVAAGADPRVISVPYGGYSDSVRDWQVANTGGLERSAQALSAITEVYPLLSESGQSKMDGDWQFTREFTQLDPTRTALVAVERAAALLGARPAPSGAFPVWISGRAMAELLGLFAPMFSGRMLEEGKSPLAGRVGEVIAAPGVTIVDDATLETGLLARPFDAEGCPSAPLTLVEGGLLQAVMHNQGTAARAGVDSTGHAKRYGLGGPVGVGHSNLFLRPHAPGGAAPPAAFSGIQLLGVSGGHAGANAVTGDFSLEASGFLVQDGERQHALDVFTVAGNFLDLLRDVRWVGADLHWTSLGTGAPDVLVGALSIAGQ
- a CDS encoding dihydrofolate reductase family protein; amino-acid sequence: MRPLIVCNFVTLDGCYEDATRTLAPLFEYQHPDYHADDQFDHYTLSLLKRAGTLLLAGHESALNNLRYWQGVLTDPAATDVRRAFARRIAQIEVVTVSDYLTPDDLTAFPNARAVRVADAPDTVRTLKGQPGGPLLILLSRLLWNDLLARGLVDELHLTTFPLLAGPGGTPLFTGRPPVPFRLLRSETFPGSGNVLNVWATAMLLPEGPMREDVLSDLPRVAAPARRALTNAGVTTLAALAERTEREIAALHGMGPKALGTLREALAVHSLTFAAPQEAP
- a CDS encoding M4 family metallopeptidase — translated: MKFNTRSALTGLLGLSLLAACGQTPAGGTLGAQGGAGKPATGSATAQARVFMPNPIQSTGVQTLQDDKDSAAAVPAAAYHSVTLTDLDGSGYLSGRWAKVINETGAPVYGTGPFNFTRDQDGFEQVMAYYWVTEAQKYLQTLGFGSELAPVKKSQMLVKVSQQGVDNSYLWDKHNWLRLGKGGVDDAEDGEVILHEYGHAIHADQVAGFGASIEAGAIGEGFGDYFAMTVGSAVAGRLGVPTLAPLGCIMDWDATSYTTSEPHCLRRIDTELKYADRKGQVHFDGQIWSRALWDIWNALGRETADRIIINAQFRFAPDTTFAAAAQHTVDTAQAMYGAGAAATVKAAFVDRGILQ
- a CDS encoding dihydrofolate reductase family protein: MRPLIVTEFVSLNGVYEEHSPWRAPYDPDDGPFKRDELFASSALLLGRTTYEEFAVYWPTATGAFAERMNALPKYVATSRPGPLGWNAAALGPDVVADVQALKSQPGGPLLVYGSGTLAQTLLRRGLVDELRLMVFPLVLGRGKRLLDTLEHLPLTLLGTRELGAGVLLLTYGPARP
- a CDS encoding SDR family oxidoreductase; translation: MKTVLITGGSRGIGAATARLAAQAGYAVGLGYRQDAAAAAGIVREIEAAGGRALAVQADVGHPDDVERLFDTVQTGLGGLHALVNNAGTLERQARVDELDAARLQRVLSTNVIGAFLCAGAAVRRLSTRHGGPGGVIVNVSSRAAVLGSGGEYVDYAASKGAVDTLTVGLAREVAAEGIRVCGVRPGLIETDIHALGGEPGRVARLAGSVPLGRGGTPDEVAQAILWLLSPQAAYVTGTTLDVSGGR